From Triticum urartu cultivar G1812 chromosome 2, Tu2.1, whole genome shotgun sequence, a single genomic window includes:
- the LOC125536916 gene encoding protein trichome birefringence-like 13 isoform X2: protein MPPARSPAAGLRRRKVFLPLVLLLPLILLTLILIFPSRSIPALRDAALRSQQTCDYAAGGWVSDSSAESHLRYDHTCKEIFKGWNCIANGKRNGRALLRWRWKPEGCELLPRLDPLRFLEHHRNTNIGFVGDSLNRNMFVSLVCMLRGVNGEVRKWRPAGADRGFTFLRYNLTLAYHRTNLLVRYGSWSASPNGGPLESLGYKQGHRIDVDIADQTWAEAPSFHDILIFNTGHWWWSSSKFDPIQSPMLFFEKGKPIIPPLLPPEGLDLTLKHMITFANKAMRPNGLKFFSTQSPRHFEGGDWNEGGSCQRDQPLSSEEVGNPHLVMALVGNKALKKLAIVAGRLRQILKFNSKIMSIIPCCPVCSLVGMKKG, encoded by the exons ATGCCGCCGGCGAGGAGCCCGGCCGCCGGCCTGCGGCGGCGCAAAGTCTTCCTCCCTCTCGTGTTGCTCCTCCCCCTTATTCTACTGACCCTAATCCTGATCTTCCCATCTCGCTCCATCCCCGCGCTCCGCGACGCAGCTCTCAGGTCCCAACAGACCTGCGACTACGCTGCCGGTGGATGGGTGTCCGACTCCTCCGCCGAGTCCCACCTCCGGTACGACCACACGTGCAAGGAGATCTTCAAGGGGTGGAACTGCATCGCCAACGGCAAGCGCAACGGCCGCGCCCTCCTCCGCTGGCGATGGAAGCCCGAAGGGTGCGAGCTACTCCCCAGGCTCGACCCGCTCCGGTTCTTAGAGCATCACAGGAACACCAACATTG GATTTGTGGGTGATTCTTTGAATCGAAACATGTTTGTCTCATTGGTCTGCATGCTCAGGGGAGTGAACGGAGAGGTTCGCAAGTGGCGTCCAGCAGGGGCAGACCGAGGTTTCACATTCCTACGCTACAACCTCACCCTCGCATACCACCGAACTAATCTTTTGGTACGCTATGGCAG CTGGTCAGCCAGTCCAAACGGAGGTCCCCTAGAATCTCTTGGATACAAGCAAGGCCACAGGATTGATGTTGATATTGCGGACCAAACATGGGCAGAGGCACCAAGCTTCCATGATATTCTTATTTTCAATACGGGGCATTG GTGGTGGTCCTCTTCAAAGTTTGATCCAATACAGTCACCGATGCTCTTCTTTGAGAAAGGGAAGCCGATTATACCTCCTTTACTGCCACCTGAAGGACTGGATTTGACTCTTAAACACATG ATAACATTTGCGAACAAAGCAATGAGACCCAATGGATTGAAATTCTTCAGCACTCAATCTCCTAGACATTTTGAAGGTGGTGATTGGAATGAAGGTGGATCTTGTCAACGTGACCAACCCTTGTCCTCTGAAGAG GTAGGGAACCCACATCTGGTGATGGCATTAGTGGGCAACAAGGCTCTAAAAAAATTGGCCATTGTTGCAGGCCGACTTCGCCAGATTCTGAAGTTCAACTCTAAAATAATGAGCATTATACCTTGTTGTCCAGTTTGCTCACTTGTTGGAATGAAAAAAGGCTGA
- the LOC125536916 gene encoding protein trichome birefringence-like 13 isoform X1: MPPARSPAAGLRRRKVFLPLVLLLPLILLTLILIFPSRSIPALRDAALRSQQTCDYAAGGWVSDSSAESHLRYDHTCKEIFKGWNCIANGKRNGRALLRWRWKPEGCELLPRLDPLRFLEHHRNTNIGFVGDSLNRNMFVSLVCMLRGVNGEVRKWRPAGADRGFTFLRYNLTLAYHRTNLLVRYGSWSASPNGGPLESLGYKQGHRIDVDIADQTWAEAPSFHDILIFNTGHWWWSSSKFDPIQSPMLFFEKGKPIIPPLLPPEGLDLTLKHMITFANKAMRPNGLKFFSTQSPRHFEGGDWNEGGSCQRDQPLSSEEVKEFFSLDNNGTNTEVRLVNQHLMKALEQSSFRVLNVTHMSEFRADAHPATTGGKKHDDCMHWCLPGPTDAWNDLLAASLAAIQS, translated from the exons ATGCCGCCGGCGAGGAGCCCGGCCGCCGGCCTGCGGCGGCGCAAAGTCTTCCTCCCTCTCGTGTTGCTCCTCCCCCTTATTCTACTGACCCTAATCCTGATCTTCCCATCTCGCTCCATCCCCGCGCTCCGCGACGCAGCTCTCAGGTCCCAACAGACCTGCGACTACGCTGCCGGTGGATGGGTGTCCGACTCCTCCGCCGAGTCCCACCTCCGGTACGACCACACGTGCAAGGAGATCTTCAAGGGGTGGAACTGCATCGCCAACGGCAAGCGCAACGGCCGCGCCCTCCTCCGCTGGCGATGGAAGCCCGAAGGGTGCGAGCTACTCCCCAGGCTCGACCCGCTCCGGTTCTTAGAGCATCACAGGAACACCAACATTG GATTTGTGGGTGATTCTTTGAATCGAAACATGTTTGTCTCATTGGTCTGCATGCTCAGGGGAGTGAACGGAGAGGTTCGCAAGTGGCGTCCAGCAGGGGCAGACCGAGGTTTCACATTCCTACGCTACAACCTCACCCTCGCATACCACCGAACTAATCTTTTGGTACGCTATGGCAG CTGGTCAGCCAGTCCAAACGGAGGTCCCCTAGAATCTCTTGGATACAAGCAAGGCCACAGGATTGATGTTGATATTGCGGACCAAACATGGGCAGAGGCACCAAGCTTCCATGATATTCTTATTTTCAATACGGGGCATTG GTGGTGGTCCTCTTCAAAGTTTGATCCAATACAGTCACCGATGCTCTTCTTTGAGAAAGGGAAGCCGATTATACCTCCTTTACTGCCACCTGAAGGACTGGATTTGACTCTTAAACACATG ATAACATTTGCGAACAAAGCAATGAGACCCAATGGATTGAAATTCTTCAGCACTCAATCTCCTAGACATTTTGAAGGTGGTGATTGGAATGAAGGTGGATCTTGTCAACGTGACCAACCCTTGTCCTCTGAAGAG GTCAAAGAATTTTTCTCCTTGGACAACAACGGCACAAACACAGAAGTACGTTTGGTAAACCAGCACTTGATGAAGGCTCTGGAGCAGTCTTCCTTCAGAGTTTTGAACGTCACTCACATGAGCGAATTCAGAGCTGACGCTCATCCGGCGACAACCGGAGGAAAGAAGCACGACGATTGCATGCATTGGTGTTTACCAGGACCAACCGATGCATGGAACGATTTGCTAGCAGCAAGTCTTGCGGCAATTCAGAGCTAG
- the LOC125536916 gene encoding protein trichome birefringence-like 13 isoform X3, protein MPPARSPAAGLRRRKVFLPLVLLLPLILLTLILIFPSRSIPALRDAALRSQQTCDYAAGGWVSDSSAESHLRYDHTCKEIFKGWNCIANGKRNGRALLRWRWKPEGCELLPRLDPLRFLEHHRNTNIGFVGDSLNRNMFVSLVCMLRGVNGEVRKWRPAGADRGFTFLRYNLTLAYHRTNLLVRYGSWSASPNGGPLESLGYKQGHRIDVDIADQTWAEAPSFHDILIFNTGHWWWSSSKFDPIQSPMLFFEKGKPIIPPLLPPEGLDLTLKHMITFANKAMRPNGLKFFSTQSPRHFEGGDWNEGGSCQRDQPLSSEEKVGDCLELGVLRLIC, encoded by the exons ATGCCGCCGGCGAGGAGCCCGGCCGCCGGCCTGCGGCGGCGCAAAGTCTTCCTCCCTCTCGTGTTGCTCCTCCCCCTTATTCTACTGACCCTAATCCTGATCTTCCCATCTCGCTCCATCCCCGCGCTCCGCGACGCAGCTCTCAGGTCCCAACAGACCTGCGACTACGCTGCCGGTGGATGGGTGTCCGACTCCTCCGCCGAGTCCCACCTCCGGTACGACCACACGTGCAAGGAGATCTTCAAGGGGTGGAACTGCATCGCCAACGGCAAGCGCAACGGCCGCGCCCTCCTCCGCTGGCGATGGAAGCCCGAAGGGTGCGAGCTACTCCCCAGGCTCGACCCGCTCCGGTTCTTAGAGCATCACAGGAACACCAACATTG GATTTGTGGGTGATTCTTTGAATCGAAACATGTTTGTCTCATTGGTCTGCATGCTCAGGGGAGTGAACGGAGAGGTTCGCAAGTGGCGTCCAGCAGGGGCAGACCGAGGTTTCACATTCCTACGCTACAACCTCACCCTCGCATACCACCGAACTAATCTTTTGGTACGCTATGGCAG CTGGTCAGCCAGTCCAAACGGAGGTCCCCTAGAATCTCTTGGATACAAGCAAGGCCACAGGATTGATGTTGATATTGCGGACCAAACATGGGCAGAGGCACCAAGCTTCCATGATATTCTTATTTTCAATACGGGGCATTG GTGGTGGTCCTCTTCAAAGTTTGATCCAATACAGTCACCGATGCTCTTCTTTGAGAAAGGGAAGCCGATTATACCTCCTTTACTGCCACCTGAAGGACTGGATTTGACTCTTAAACACATG ATAACATTTGCGAACAAAGCAATGAGACCCAATGGATTGAAATTCTTCAGCACTCAATCTCCTAGACATTTTGAAGGTGGTGATTGGAATGAAGGTGGATCTTGTCAACGTGACCAACCCTTGTCCTCTGAAGAG AAGGTTGGTGATTGTTTGGAGCTTGGAGTTTTGAGATTAATATGTTGA
- the LOC125536916 gene encoding protein trichome birefringence-like 13 isoform X4 gives MPPARSPAAGLRRRKVFLPLVLLLPLILLTLILIFPSRSIPALRDAALRSQQTCDYAAGGWVSDSSAESHLRYDHTCKEIFKGWNCIANGKRNGRALLRWRWKPEGCELLPRLDPLRFLEHHRNTNIGFVGDSLNRNMFVSLVCMLRGVNGEVRKWRPAGADRGFTFLRYNLTLAYHRTNLLVRYGSWSASPNGGPLESLGYKQGHRIDVDIADQTWAEAPSFHDILIFNTGHWWWSSSKFDPIQSPMLFFEKGKPIIPPLLPPEGLDLTLKHMITFANKAMRPNGLKFFSTQSPRHFEGGDWNEGGSCQRDQPLSSEEVGDCLELGVLRLIC, from the exons ATGCCGCCGGCGAGGAGCCCGGCCGCCGGCCTGCGGCGGCGCAAAGTCTTCCTCCCTCTCGTGTTGCTCCTCCCCCTTATTCTACTGACCCTAATCCTGATCTTCCCATCTCGCTCCATCCCCGCGCTCCGCGACGCAGCTCTCAGGTCCCAACAGACCTGCGACTACGCTGCCGGTGGATGGGTGTCCGACTCCTCCGCCGAGTCCCACCTCCGGTACGACCACACGTGCAAGGAGATCTTCAAGGGGTGGAACTGCATCGCCAACGGCAAGCGCAACGGCCGCGCCCTCCTCCGCTGGCGATGGAAGCCCGAAGGGTGCGAGCTACTCCCCAGGCTCGACCCGCTCCGGTTCTTAGAGCATCACAGGAACACCAACATTG GATTTGTGGGTGATTCTTTGAATCGAAACATGTTTGTCTCATTGGTCTGCATGCTCAGGGGAGTGAACGGAGAGGTTCGCAAGTGGCGTCCAGCAGGGGCAGACCGAGGTTTCACATTCCTACGCTACAACCTCACCCTCGCATACCACCGAACTAATCTTTTGGTACGCTATGGCAG CTGGTCAGCCAGTCCAAACGGAGGTCCCCTAGAATCTCTTGGATACAAGCAAGGCCACAGGATTGATGTTGATATTGCGGACCAAACATGGGCAGAGGCACCAAGCTTCCATGATATTCTTATTTTCAATACGGGGCATTG GTGGTGGTCCTCTTCAAAGTTTGATCCAATACAGTCACCGATGCTCTTCTTTGAGAAAGGGAAGCCGATTATACCTCCTTTACTGCCACCTGAAGGACTGGATTTGACTCTTAAACACATG ATAACATTTGCGAACAAAGCAATGAGACCCAATGGATTGAAATTCTTCAGCACTCAATCTCCTAGACATTTTGAAGGTGGTGATTGGAATGAAGGTGGATCTTGTCAACGTGACCAACCCTTGTCCTCTGAAGAG GTTGGTGATTGTTTGGAGCTTGGAGTTTTGAGATTAATATGTTGA
- the LOC125536916 gene encoding protein trichome birefringence-like 13 isoform X5, protein MPPARSPAAGLRRRKVFLPLVLLLPLILLTLILIFPSRSIPALRDAALRSQQTCDYAAGGWVSDSSAESHLRYDHTCKEIFKGWNCIANGKRNGRALLRWRWKPEGCELLPRLDPLRFLEHHRNTNIGFVGDSLNRNMFVSLVCMLRGVNGEVRKWRPAGADRGFTFLRYNLTLAYHRTNLLVRYGSWSASPNGGPLESLGYKQGHRIDVDIADQTWAEAPSFHDILIFNTGHWWWSSSKFDPIQSPMLFFEKGKPIIPPLLPPEGLDLTLKHMITFANKAMRPNGLKFFSTQSPRHFEGGDWNEGGSCQRDQPLSSEECCCNIMFFPLV, encoded by the exons ATGCCGCCGGCGAGGAGCCCGGCCGCCGGCCTGCGGCGGCGCAAAGTCTTCCTCCCTCTCGTGTTGCTCCTCCCCCTTATTCTACTGACCCTAATCCTGATCTTCCCATCTCGCTCCATCCCCGCGCTCCGCGACGCAGCTCTCAGGTCCCAACAGACCTGCGACTACGCTGCCGGTGGATGGGTGTCCGACTCCTCCGCCGAGTCCCACCTCCGGTACGACCACACGTGCAAGGAGATCTTCAAGGGGTGGAACTGCATCGCCAACGGCAAGCGCAACGGCCGCGCCCTCCTCCGCTGGCGATGGAAGCCCGAAGGGTGCGAGCTACTCCCCAGGCTCGACCCGCTCCGGTTCTTAGAGCATCACAGGAACACCAACATTG GATTTGTGGGTGATTCTTTGAATCGAAACATGTTTGTCTCATTGGTCTGCATGCTCAGGGGAGTGAACGGAGAGGTTCGCAAGTGGCGTCCAGCAGGGGCAGACCGAGGTTTCACATTCCTACGCTACAACCTCACCCTCGCATACCACCGAACTAATCTTTTGGTACGCTATGGCAG CTGGTCAGCCAGTCCAAACGGAGGTCCCCTAGAATCTCTTGGATACAAGCAAGGCCACAGGATTGATGTTGATATTGCGGACCAAACATGGGCAGAGGCACCAAGCTTCCATGATATTCTTATTTTCAATACGGGGCATTG GTGGTGGTCCTCTTCAAAGTTTGATCCAATACAGTCACCGATGCTCTTCTTTGAGAAAGGGAAGCCGATTATACCTCCTTTACTGCCACCTGAAGGACTGGATTTGACTCTTAAACACATG ATAACATTTGCGAACAAAGCAATGAGACCCAATGGATTGAAATTCTTCAGCACTCAATCTCCTAGACATTTTGAAGGTGGTGATTGGAATGAAGGTGGATCTTGTCAACGTGACCAACCCTTGTCCTCTGAAGAG TGTTGCTGCAATATTATGTTTTTCCCTTTGGTCTAA